In a single window of the Niabella ginsenosidivorans genome:
- a CDS encoding hybrid sensor histidine kinase/response regulator transcription factor: MKKIYLYRSGFLRIVFLLILLAIIPKVRLTAQLKFKHITIDEGLSQNSVLCMVQDREGYIWIGTEDGLNRYDGYEFRYYKHDARTPKTVSNSIINAIAEDKHGNLWIGTADGLNRLDKKSGTFTRIKITSEQALLQNRDFINSLFLDTADNLWIGTIEGLKCYSLKSGQLTTFSLQPGNTGINTDNRPQAIFKDSEGQLWVGTTSGLFLYNPANGRPLKLPPSLERLQKDYIRVIKQDSEKRIWFGSETRGVFVYDPADQSCVNFTRGRFSANGISGNTIRDIFFKSEKEVWLGTPEGLGILNATTGKYSIQAYNSADEQGISHNSIRNFLKDNAGNIWLGTYAGGINVYYPDNLKFNLIPAKSKYGSGLTHPVVSSILEDESHNFWIGTEGGGLNYYNEKQSLFSSYRVPSPFLNSNNIKSLAWKNNYSIWVGTYNGLNLFNIINKTFTKYSAGDDRLLGSDQIYALVNTPDGLWIGTNGGGLRFLDHSGSIQIYRYNPKDPNSLSSNNINVMIQDPLNNLWIGTQKGLNYFDTRSKKCIRYYNIPGERQSLSNNSVLSLYADSRHRIWIGTEGGGLNLLDPKANRFYAVTEADGIGNDVIHAINEDANGNIWVSSNKGLSRIKLNKLYGPFASSDIEVLNYIAADGLQSNQFSTGAGFRSQNGTLYFGGINGISWFDPDDIIMNTRKPAIVFTDIRIRNKKGNQTDDQFLSGDNLLALPYDHGSVIFRFAALNFITPEKNKYAYRLQGLENDEGWHYVDARQRLATYTNLSPGTYYFRVKASNNDGIWNTNEKVIKIIVSPPFWKTWWAYLIYLFIIGGLLYLFYHYSLKTARLKSALQFEHLNHEKDMELAQQKINFFTNISHEIKTPLTLILTPLEKIIRSGRNSKIKSQLQLIQRNGERLSRLVNQLLDFRKLESGKMTLRNTENDLVEFLKEICLLFEGLASQRNITVQFESSYNVLLLWFDAEKLERVLYNLLSNAVKFGRDKGTITVRLKPDSNAPGFVCIEVEDDGIGIDKENQFHLFDGFQTNQDKNINSTGTGIGLAYSKGLVELLGGTISVSSRLAEEGRPGYTCLTVKLPVQKEYLIIDTPNDTFREDLFYRENRVDEELAFTDHQNNSEYAEKQIMLVVEDNNDLLLFMADTFSKKFIVYTAGNGKEGMLRLKEIQPDIIISDVMLPEMDGITFCKKVKADFRTSHIPFILLTARTPVMYKIEGYETGADDYITKPFSLELLEVRIDNLIASRKELAQHFKTTLLTSPQIAITSPDDAFLAKVMAFIEDNVTEPVLNVEQLAKELCMSRGALYRKVKALTGQTTIELIRGIRIKIAARLLLQKTMNINEVVYSVGFTDADYFRKCFKEQFGVTPREYMNQKNTERIEE, from the coding sequence TTGAAGAAGATTTATTTGTACCGGTCCGGTTTTTTAAGAATTGTATTTTTATTGATCCTCCTTGCTATTATTCCAAAAGTACGGTTGACGGCACAGCTTAAGTTTAAGCATATAACTATCGATGAAGGGCTGTCTCAAAACAGCGTTTTATGCATGGTTCAGGATAGAGAAGGGTATATATGGATCGGCACAGAAGATGGATTGAACCGCTATGACGGATATGAATTCCGGTATTATAAGCATGACGCCCGCACCCCCAAAACAGTCAGCAACAGTATTATCAATGCTATTGCAGAAGACAAACACGGAAACTTATGGATCGGCACTGCGGATGGGCTAAACAGGCTGGACAAAAAGAGCGGAACTTTTACCCGTATTAAAATAACTTCAGAACAGGCCCTGCTGCAAAACCGTGATTTTATAAATTCCCTTTTCCTGGACACAGCCGATAATCTTTGGATCGGCACCATTGAAGGGTTGAAGTGCTATTCATTAAAATCAGGGCAACTGACCACTTTTTCTTTGCAACCGGGCAATACAGGGATCAATACGGATAACAGGCCACAGGCTATTTTTAAGGATAGTGAAGGGCAATTGTGGGTAGGCACTACAAGCGGGTTATTTCTTTACAACCCGGCAAATGGCCGGCCACTGAAACTTCCGCCCTCCCTGGAACGTTTACAAAAGGATTATATACGCGTAATTAAACAGGATTCAGAAAAGCGGATATGGTTTGGATCCGAAACCCGGGGTGTATTTGTTTATGACCCAGCTGATCAAAGCTGCGTTAATTTTACGAGGGGCAGGTTCTCTGCTAATGGCATTTCAGGCAATACGATCCGTGATATTTTTTTTAAATCAGAAAAAGAGGTATGGTTAGGCACTCCGGAAGGTCTGGGGATATTGAATGCCACTACAGGTAAGTATAGTATTCAGGCATATAACTCAGCCGATGAGCAGGGAATCAGTCACAATTCAATCCGTAATTTTTTAAAAGATAATGCCGGTAATATATGGTTAGGCACCTATGCCGGCGGTATTAATGTTTATTACCCGGACAATTTAAAGTTTAACCTTATTCCGGCTAAAAGCAAGTATGGCAGCGGGCTTACGCACCCGGTTGTAAGCAGTATCCTGGAGGATGAAAGTCATAATTTCTGGATCGGGACAGAGGGCGGCGGTCTGAATTATTATAATGAAAAGCAGTCTTTATTCTCCAGTTACCGCGTACCTTCTCCGTTTTTAAACAGCAATAACATCAAGTCTTTAGCCTGGAAAAACAATTATTCTATCTGGGTGGGTACATATAATGGATTAAACCTCTTTAATATCATTAATAAAACTTTTACAAAATATAGCGCAGGCGATGACCGGTTACTGGGATCTGATCAGATCTATGCTTTAGTGAATACCCCTGATGGTTTGTGGATAGGTACAAATGGCGGAGGATTAAGATTCCTGGATCATTCCGGCAGCATTCAGATATACCGGTACAACCCAAAAGATCCTAACAGTTTAAGCTCTAATAATATCAATGTTATGATACAGGATCCGCTTAACAACCTTTGGATCGGGACCCAGAAAGGTTTAAACTATTTTGATACCCGGTCTAAAAAATGTATCAGGTATTATAATATACCCGGGGAAAGGCAAAGCCTGAGCAATAATTCTGTCCTTTCCCTCTATGCGGATTCACGGCATCGGATATGGATCGGCACTGAAGGCGGGGGCCTGAATCTGCTGGATCCCAAAGCAAACAGATTTTATGCTGTAACAGAAGCTGACGGTATCGGAAATGACGTGATACATGCTATTAATGAAGATGCAAATGGAAATATCTGGGTAAGCTCTAACAAGGGATTGTCCCGCATTAAACTGAATAAGCTGTATGGCCCTTTTGCATCTTCCGATATAGAGGTGCTTAATTATATAGCAGCAGACGGGCTTCAAAGCAACCAGTTTTCAACCGGGGCCGGCTTTCGTTCGCAAAACGGGACGTTGTACTTTGGAGGGATCAACGGAATAAGCTGGTTTGATCCGGATGATATTATTATGAACACCCGCAAACCCGCTATTGTTTTTACAGATATCCGGATCCGGAATAAAAAAGGCAATCAAACAGATGACCAGTTTTTGTCCGGAGACAATCTATTAGCATTGCCCTATGACCATGGCTCCGTAATATTCAGGTTTGCCGCATTAAATTTTATTACCCCGGAAAAAAACAAATATGCTTACCGGTTGCAGGGATTAGAAAATGACGAGGGCTGGCATTATGTAGATGCCCGGCAGCGCCTTGCCACTTATACCAATCTAAGCCCCGGCACGTATTACTTCAGGGTAAAAGCCTCTAATAATGATGGCATCTGGAATACGAATGAAAAGGTCATTAAAATAATTGTTTCGCCGCCATTCTGGAAAACCTGGTGGGCCTACCTCATTTACCTGTTCATAATAGGCGGGCTTTTATATCTTTTTTATCATTATTCGCTCAAAACGGCCAGATTGAAGAGTGCGCTTCAGTTTGAGCATTTGAACCATGAAAAAGATATGGAGCTGGCACAGCAGAAAATCAATTTCTTTACCAATATTTCTCATGAGATCAAAACGCCGCTTACGCTTATTTTAACACCACTGGAAAAGATCATCAGATCCGGTAGGAACAGCAAAATAAAATCACAGCTGCAACTCATACAACGGAATGGCGAGCGGCTTAGCCGGCTGGTAAACCAGTTATTGGATTTCAGGAAACTGGAATCCGGTAAAATGACCTTGCGGAATACGGAAAATGACCTTGTGGAATTTCTTAAAGAGATCTGTTTATTATTTGAAGGGCTGGCCAGTCAAAGGAATATAACAGTACAATTTGAATCGTCTTATAATGTACTCTTGCTTTGGTTTGACGCTGAAAAATTAGAAAGAGTGCTCTATAATCTCCTGTCCAATGCGGTTAAGTTTGGGCGTGATAAGGGAACCATTACAGTGCGGCTGAAGCCGGATAGTAATGCCCCGGGCTTTGTTTGTATAGAAGTGGAAGATGACGGTATTGGTATTGATAAGGAAAATCAGTTCCATTTGTTTGACGGGTTTCAGACCAACCAGGATAAGAATATCAATAGTACCGGAACAGGTATTGGGTTGGCTTATTCAAAGGGATTGGTTGAACTGCTGGGAGGAACAATCAGTGTCAGCAGCCGTTTGGCAGAAGAAGGCCGGCCCGGCTACACCTGCCTTACCGTAAAACTGCCTGTTCAAAAAGAATATTTGATCATTGACACACCTAATGATACTTTCCGGGAAGACTTGTTTTACCGGGAGAACCGGGTGGATGAGGAATTGGCTTTTACAGATCATCAGAATAACAGTGAATATGCTGAAAAACAAATCATGCTGGTTGTAGAGGATAATAATGATCTTCTACTCTTTATGGCAGATACTTTTTCAAAAAAATTTATAGTATATACAGCCGGCAATGGAAAAGAAGGAATGCTTCGCTTAAAAGAAATACAGCCTGATATAATCATCAGCGATGTAATGTTGCCGGAAATGGATGGGATCACATTTTGCAAAAAAGTAAAAGCAGATTTCCGGACCAGTCATATCCCTTTTATTTTATTAACAGCAAGAACACCTGTAATGTATAAAATAGAAGGATATGAAACGGGAGCCGATGATTATATTACCAAGCCATTCAGTCTGGAATTACTTGAAGTGCGGATCGATAATCTGATAGCATCCCGGAAAGAGCTGGCCCAGCACTTTAAAACCACATTGCTGACATCGCCTCAGATAGCGATCACATCTCCAGATGATGCGTTTTTAGCTAAAGTGATGGCATTTATTGAAGACAACGTTACAGAACCGGTATTAAACGTAGAGCAACTTGCAAAAGAACTATGTATGAGCAGGGGCGCTTTATACAGAAAGGTAAAAGCGCTGACGGGCCAAACTACCATTGAGCTTATCCGGGGCATACGCATTAAGATAGCAGCCCGGCTGCTGCTCCAAAAAACCATGAATATTAACGAGGTGGTTTATAGCGTAGGCTTTACTGATGCCGATTATTTCCGGAAATGTTTTAAAGAACAGTTTGGTGTTACCCCGCGGGAATATATGAACCAAAAAAATACTGAGCGTATAGAAGAATAA
- a CDS encoding bifunctional ADP-dependent NAD(P)H-hydrate dehydratase/NAD(P)H-hydrate epimerase produces MKLFSAEQIRQWDAFTIKNEPVSSLELMERAANACTRWIVKNTLADSYCIFCGKGNNGGDGLAIARLLYNANKTVTVFILESATGGSDDFNSNFNILHHLSAIPVYSIRSEKELPQLPPDCIIIDALFGTGLNRRLTGLAATLVEHINSFRMPVIAIDMPSGLFCDQSSLGNPIIKASHTLTFQVPKLAFLVAENADFFGQVHIMDINLHPGFSEKTPAKFHITDSSLIRSIYQPRKTFAHKGNFGHALIIAGSTGKTGAAVLSTRACLKTGAGLVSAHIPRQSLPIIQMAAPEAMAFPDAEDHYITRMDYEPDDFSSIGMGPGIGKELKTRFLLRELLEKIKKPLVLDADALNIIAATKGYLKLIPSKTIITPHPKEFSRLFGDTANDFEKIELASSKSMEMNIIIALKGHNTFIAHPNGAGYFNHTGNAGMAKGGSGDVLTGMITSLLAQGYTPEQSAVYGVYLHGLAGDLAARDRGMESMIASDIIEHIGNAFKQL; encoded by the coding sequence ATGAAATTATTCAGTGCAGAGCAAATAAGACAGTGGGATGCGTTCACCATAAAAAACGAACCGGTTTCCTCTCTTGAGTTAATGGAAAGGGCCGCTAATGCCTGTACACGCTGGATCGTAAAAAATACACTTGCCGACTCCTATTGTATTTTCTGCGGCAAAGGCAATAATGGCGGCGACGGTCTGGCCATAGCCCGTTTACTGTACAATGCCAACAAAACAGTTACTGTTTTTATACTGGAATCAGCCACCGGCGGGTCAGACGACTTTAATTCCAACTTCAATATCCTGCATCATTTATCAGCGATCCCGGTTTACAGCATCCGGTCAGAAAAGGAACTGCCGCAACTGCCGCCGGATTGCATCATCATTGATGCCCTGTTTGGCACGGGGTTAAACAGGAGGCTTACCGGGCTGGCAGCTACGCTTGTTGAGCACATCAATAGTTTCCGCATGCCGGTGATCGCTATTGATATGCCCAGCGGTCTTTTCTGCGATCAGTCATCTCTTGGCAATCCTATTATAAAAGCAAGCCACACCCTTACCTTTCAGGTGCCCAAGCTGGCATTCCTGGTTGCTGAAAATGCTGATTTCTTTGGCCAGGTGCATATTATGGACATTAACCTGCACCCCGGGTTTTCTGAAAAAACACCGGCAAAATTTCATATAACTGATTCCTCACTGATCCGCTCCATTTATCAACCCCGGAAAACATTTGCGCATAAAGGCAATTTCGGGCATGCACTGATCATAGCCGGAAGCACGGGGAAAACCGGGGCTGCCGTACTCAGCACAAGAGCCTGCCTGAAAACCGGGGCCGGACTGGTATCTGCACATATACCCCGCCAAAGCCTTCCGATCATCCAGATGGCAGCCCCCGAAGCAATGGCTTTTCCGGATGCAGAAGACCATTACATAACCCGGATGGATTATGAACCGGATGATTTCAGCAGCATTGGTATGGGGCCGGGGATCGGCAAAGAGCTTAAAACACGGTTTTTGTTAAGAGAACTGCTGGAAAAGATCAAAAAACCGCTGGTGCTGGATGCCGATGCGCTCAATATAATAGCAGCAACAAAAGGATACTTAAAGCTGATCCCTTCCAAAACCATTATTACCCCCCATCCCAAAGAATTTTCAAGGCTTTTTGGCGACACTGCCAATGATTTTGAAAAAATTGAGTTAGCAAGCAGCAAGTCAATGGAAATGAATATTATAATTGCCTTGAAAGGGCACAATACATTTATTGCACACCCTAATGGTGCCGGTTATTTTAACCATACCGGCAATGCCGGAATGGCCAAGGGCGGCAGTGGCGATGTGCTTACAGGAATGATCACCAGTCTCCTTGCCCAGGGTTACACGCCGGAGCAATCGGCCGTTTACGGGGTATACCTGCACGGACTTGCGGGCGACCTGGCTGCCAGGGACCGCGGCATGGAAAGCATGATCGCCTCTGATATTATTGAACATATTGGCAACGCTTTTAAACAATTATAA
- a CDS encoding sodium-translocating pyrophosphatase: MQHLIYLVPLMAIIGLVYTLLKFRWVVKQDAGTPRMKEISRHIGEGAMAFLKSEWKILAYFVIIVAILLGVLANANPHSNWLISVSFIIGAVLSAFAGFIGMKAATLANVRTANAARSSLAKALNVSFGGGAVMGVGVAGLAVLGLGGLYIVFKYYFAPDAALNSSEMVTTIEVLTGFSLGAESIALFARVGGGIYTKAADVGADLVGKVEKGIPEDDPRNPATIADNVGDNVGDVAGMGADLFGSYVATVLATIVLGQQIHITGGSDFLAGYSPVVLPMLIAGVGILFSIIGTFFVKISENAGISTKTVQKALNMGNWGSIILTALAAAGLVLWILPDQMELRGFIFTKTGVLGAIIVGLLVGALMTVITEYYTAMDRRPVNSIIKKSSTGHATNVIGGLAVGMESTFLPIIVLAAGIVASYKCAGLYGVSIAAAAMMATTAMQLAIDAFGPIADNAGGIAEMSELPKEVREKTDVLDAVGNTTAATGKGFAIASAALTALALFAAFVGVAGIKGIDIYKANVLASLFVGAMIPFIFSSLAIRAVGEAAMAMVEEVRRQFRDIPGIMEGTATPEYDKCVAISTEASIRKMVVPGAIAIISPIIIGFLPGFGAEALGGFLAGATVSGVLLGMFQNNSGGAWDNAKKSFEKGVEINGEVFHKKSDPHKASVTGDTVGDPFKDTSGPSMNILIKLMSIVSLVIAPTLAQVEGNTARHNAAPAKQVFAGTVHQQPALPVAPKAVLFK; encoded by the coding sequence ATGCAACATCTGATCTATCTCGTACCACTTATGGCCATTATTGGCCTGGTTTACACTTTATTAAAATTCCGATGGGTTGTTAAACAGGATGCAGGAACACCAAGAATGAAAGAAATCAGCCGTCATATTGGCGAAGGTGCCATGGCCTTTCTGAAATCAGAATGGAAAATTCTGGCCTACTTTGTAATTATTGTGGCCATTCTTTTAGGAGTACTGGCCAATGCTAATCCACACTCCAACTGGTTAATCTCTGTTTCTTTTATTATAGGTGCGGTACTGAGCGCTTTTGCAGGATTTATAGGAATGAAAGCCGCCACCCTTGCCAATGTACGCACGGCCAATGCTGCCCGGAGCAGCCTGGCCAAAGCCCTAAATGTGTCTTTTGGGGGTGGTGCTGTAATGGGTGTTGGTGTTGCAGGGCTGGCAGTGCTGGGCCTTGGAGGGCTATACATTGTGTTCAAATATTATTTTGCGCCGGATGCAGCCCTGAATTCCTCTGAAATGGTGACTACTATTGAAGTGCTTACCGGCTTTTCCCTGGGCGCTGAGTCGATAGCGTTATTTGCACGTGTTGGAGGCGGTATTTATACAAAAGCCGCTGATGTTGGAGCAGACCTTGTGGGAAAAGTGGAAAAAGGCATACCGGAAGATGATCCCCGCAACCCCGCCACGATTGCGGATAATGTGGGCGACAATGTAGGCGATGTTGCCGGTATGGGAGCAGACCTCTTCGGTTCTTATGTAGCCACAGTGCTGGCCACCATTGTTTTAGGCCAGCAGATACATATAACCGGCGGGTCCGATTTTCTGGCAGGCTACTCTCCTGTTGTATTACCAATGCTGATTGCAGGCGTTGGTATTTTATTTTCTATAATAGGTACTTTCTTTGTTAAGATCAGTGAAAACGCCGGCATCAGTACCAAAACCGTTCAAAAAGCGCTGAACATGGGCAACTGGGGCTCTATTATTTTAACCGCTCTTGCTGCTGCCGGGCTGGTACTCTGGATCCTGCCCGATCAAATGGAACTGCGCGGGTTTATATTTACAAAGACCGGTGTGCTGGGCGCTATCATTGTTGGCCTGCTGGTGGGCGCTTTAATGACCGTTATCACTGAATATTACACCGCAATGGACAGAAGGCCGGTAAATTCTATCATCAAAAAATCGTCCACCGGACATGCTACAAACGTTATCGGGGGGTTAGCAGTGGGTATGGAATCCACTTTTTTACCGATCATTGTACTGGCGGCCGGTATCGTAGCCTCTTATAAATGTGCAGGTTTGTATGGTGTATCCATTGCAGCAGCGGCTATGATGGCCACCACTGCCATGCAATTGGCAATAGATGCCTTCGGACCTATTGCCGATAACGCCGGCGGTATTGCTGAAATGAGCGAGCTGCCCAAGGAAGTGCGTGAAAAAACAGACGTACTGGATGCTGTGGGCAACACAACAGCCGCAACCGGTAAAGGTTTTGCTATTGCATCGGCCGCCTTAACCGCACTGGCCCTGTTTGCCGCGTTTGTAGGTGTTGCAGGCATTAAGGGGATTGACATCTATAAGGCGAATGTGCTGGCCAGCTTATTTGTGGGAGCAATGATCCCCTTTATTTTCTCCTCACTTGCGATCCGCGCAGTGGGAGAAGCCGCTATGGCCATGGTGGAAGAAGTAAGAAGGCAGTTCCGGGACATTCCGGGCATTATGGAAGGAACCGCTACCCCGGAATACGATAAATGTGTAGCCATATCTACGGAAGCATCCATCCGGAAAATGGTGGTGCCAGGAGCCATCGCAATTATTTCCCCGATCATTATCGGTTTTTTACCCGGGTTTGGCGCTGAAGCGTTGGGGGGATTTTTAGCAGGCGCTACCGTATCCGGTGTATTATTAGGCATGTTCCAGAACAACTCCGGCGGCGCCTGGGACAATGCAAAAAAATCATTTGAAAAAGGAGTAGAAATTAACGGGGAGGTTTTCCATAAAAAATCAGACCCGCATAAAGCCTCTGTAACGGGAGATACGGTTGGAGATCCGTTTAAAGATACCTCCGGCCCGTCCATGAACATCCTCATCAAATTAATGTCGATCGTTTCACTGGTCATTGCTCCCACGCTGGCACAGGTAGAAGGCAATACCGCCCGGCACAATGCGGCACCCGCAAAACAGGTCTTTGCAGGAACAGTTCATCAGCAACCGGCTTTACCTGTTGCCCCAAAAGCAGTGCTCTTTAAGTAA
- a CDS encoding glycoside hydrolase family 2 TIM barrel-domain containing protein → MNKRSLLPLFMLLAVAMPSEAQRITQTLNSNWEFHLGNESMQPADSNAAGWTWITVPHTWNTQDTEDDEPGYYRGTGWYKKKLYIPSGWKDKDIYLFFNGVAQQADVYINGKPAGSHKGGYTAFCIPASAYLSYKAGAANELLIKADNSENETIPPLSGDFTFFGGIYRDVQVIALNKVHFNMGDHGSGGVFITTPTVSAEQASVTIRGSFVNNSGQRKELTLTHRLTDAAGMTIAQDTIVYHVNPGEKTAFLRNMNVAHPRLWSPDAPYLYRISAQLTDRHTGKILDEVVNPLGFRWYRFDAAKGFFLNGKPLKLIGTSRHQDYAGMGNALSRAMHIHDVELLKQMGGNFLRIAHYPQDPAVIEACDRLGILASVETPVVNRISESEDFARNALNMHLEMIRQNFNHPSLIIWAYMNEVLLRPRYEKGSPEQEAYFKKITSLARKLELLTRKEDPYRYTLIPNHADFDLYNRLQLTKIPMLVGWNCYQGWYTGNFKDFERFVEWHHRELPQKPLLITEYGADADNRLHSSSPVRFDKTVEYATAYHRAYLETIRSKPFIAGAVIWNLADFSSETRAESTPHINSKGVLTMDRKVKDAYRFYQANLLKTPYLHIGSPEWDLRAGIARPGNKPVCTQPVQVFSNQEEIVLKLNGQTLGTAKPRSGIAVFQVPFINGPNLLQAASGDGKVTDQATIDFQIIPTRLNDKDLPFTSLNVNLGDQRYFYDPADHEIWLPEKEYAKGSWGYIGGHVFKKKDSRVAYGSDKNMLGTGLDPVYATQREGIKQFKMDVPDGVYTITLHFAELHSPRQHETLVYNLSGSEAAPDHFSVRTFNVDINGGPFLSPLSNQQYMVPERAVSFTTTVSAQQNKGITIVFTPIEGEPVLNGIQVRKIY, encoded by the coding sequence ATGAACAAAAGGAGTTTGTTGCCATTATTTATGTTGTTAGCTGTTGCGATGCCGTCTGAGGCACAAAGAATAACGCAAACATTGAACAGCAACTGGGAATTTCATTTAGGTAACGAAAGCATGCAGCCGGCTGATAGTAATGCAGCCGGGTGGACATGGATTACTGTTCCGCATACCTGGAATACGCAGGACACCGAAGATGATGAACCCGGCTATTACCGGGGCACCGGCTGGTACAAAAAAAAATTATATATCCCATCCGGGTGGAAGGATAAGGATATCTATCTTTTTTTTAATGGTGTGGCCCAACAGGCGGATGTCTATATAAATGGTAAACCTGCGGGAAGTCATAAAGGAGGGTATACCGCCTTTTGCATTCCGGCGTCAGCGTATCTTTCTTATAAAGCGGGTGCAGCAAATGAGCTGCTTATAAAGGCGGATAACAGTGAAAACGAAACGATCCCTCCTTTATCAGGCGATTTTACTTTTTTCGGAGGTATTTACAGGGATGTACAGGTCATCGCGCTGAATAAGGTCCATTTCAACATGGGCGATCATGGTTCTGGCGGGGTCTTTATTACCACGCCTACCGTTAGTGCGGAGCAGGCATCCGTAACGATCCGGGGGAGCTTTGTCAACAATTCCGGGCAGCGGAAAGAACTTACACTTACCCACCGTTTAACGGATGCAGCCGGTATGACTATTGCACAGGACACTATCGTGTACCACGTAAATCCCGGCGAAAAAACAGCTTTTCTCCGGAATATGAATGTTGCTCATCCCAGGTTGTGGTCGCCCGATGCGCCTTACCTGTACCGAATCAGCGCGCAGTTAACCGATCGTCATACCGGGAAGATACTTGATGAAGTAGTAAACCCTTTGGGCTTCCGCTGGTATCGGTTTGATGCAGCAAAAGGGTTTTTTCTGAATGGTAAACCTTTAAAGCTCATCGGAACCAGCCGCCACCAGGATTATGCAGGTATGGGCAATGCTTTGTCCAGGGCAATGCATATACATGATGTAGAGCTGTTAAAACAAATGGGAGGCAATTTTTTACGTATTGCTCATTATCCCCAGGATCCGGCTGTAATAGAAGCCTGTGACCGGCTCGGCATCCTCGCATCTGTTGAAACGCCTGTTGTTAACAGGATCTCTGAATCTGAAGATTTTGCCCGTAATGCCCTGAATATGCACCTGGAAATGATCCGTCAGAATTTTAATCATCCCAGCCTGATCATATGGGCCTACATGAATGAAGTGCTGTTAAGGCCCCGGTATGAGAAAGGAAGCCCTGAACAGGAAGCTTATTTTAAGAAAATCACCAGCCTGGCCCGGAAACTGGAGCTGCTTACCCGTAAAGAAGACCCTTACCGGTATACCCTAATCCCGAACCATGCTGATTTTGATTTATACAACCGGCTTCAGCTGACAAAGATCCCGATGCTGGTAGGCTGGAACTGCTACCAGGGATGGTACACCGGGAACTTTAAGGATTTTGAGCGGTTTGTAGAATGGCACCACAGGGAACTGCCGCAGAAGCCGTTGCTGATTACCGAATATGGCGCAGATGCAGACAATCGCCTGCATAGCTCTTCTCCGGTAAGATTTGATAAAACAGTAGAATATGCCACGGCTTACCACCGGGCTTACCTGGAAACGATCCGCAGCAAACCCTTTATAGCCGGTGCTGTGATCTGGAACCTGGCGGATTTCAGCTCTGAAACGCGCGCCGAAAGTACCCCGCATATCAACAGCAAAGGGGTTTTAACAATGGATCGAAAAGTAAAAGATGCGTACCGTTTTTACCAGGCCAACCTGTTAAAAACGCCTTACCTGCATATCGGTTCACCTGAATGGGATCTGAGAGCCGGTATTGCCCGGCCAGGCAATAAGCCGGTCTGTACGCAACCTGTACAGGTGTTCAGCAATCAGGAGGAGATAGTGTTGAAATTAAATGGCCAAACGCTGGGCACTGCAAAACCCCGGTCTGGGATTGCTGTTTTTCAGGTACCCTTTATAAATGGCCCCAATCTGCTGCAGGCTGCTTCCGGAGATGGAAAGGTTACTGATCAGGCTACTATTGATTTTCAAATAATACCCACGCGGCTTAATGATAAAGACCTGCCGTTTACTTCATTAAATGTAAACCTGGGGGATCAACGCTATTTTTACGATCCGGCAGATCATGAAATATGGCTGCCGGAAAAAGAATATGCCAAAGGCAGTTGGGGATATATAGGAGGTCATGTGTTTAAAAAGAAAGACAGCAGGGTAGCCTATGGCTCTGATAAAAATATGCTGGGCACCGGTCTGGACCCGGTATATGCTACCCAGCGGGAAGGCATCAAACAATTTAAAATGGATGTTCCTGATGGAGTCTATACCATTACATTGCATTTTGCGGAGCTCCATTCACCCCGGCAACACGAAACCCTTGTTTATAACCTGTCAGGCAGTGAAGCTGCACCGGATCATTTTAGTGTGCGTACATTTAATGTAGACATAAACGGAGGACCGTTCCTTTCACCATTATCCAATCAGCAATACATGGTGCCGGAGCGTGCCGTAAGTTTTACCACTACCGTAAGTGCACAACAGAATAAGGGGATCACTATTGTATTTACTCCTATTGAAGGAGAACCTGTGCTCAATGGGATCCAGGTAAGAAAAATATATTAA